The DNA sequence AAAGTCTATTGTTTTGCGAGTAGCACCTTTCATGTCAGTCTTAAAGTCACAGCCAATCATAACTCTCTGCCTATTCTAacttgtaaaaataaaaaatttctcaagtgaaaaaCATGCAATAGTCTTCATCAGGGCCACGATAACATGTGGAAAGAAGCAAGCACTTGCTTTCAACACAAatcatttcgtagtcattggtAATACAACAGAAATCAGTTAACAGATCAGTTTTCACACAGTCATCAATAATTAACGAGAGACCTCTGCCACGTCTTGATGTCCTGTTCAAGTAAATGTGATTGATGTTAGACAATTTAAATACCTCAGTATCTTCATTATACAATGTTTTACTAAACATAACATCACAGTGTCTGTTTGTATCAATATTCTCCACTTTGCGCCTAagatgtttctctctttcttggtGGTCCTGGCGCTGCTGTATGACATCAAAGCGATCTTCTGAGAGTAGCTAGCTTCCAATTCCGGAATTTCATTATTCAGCGACTGACCATTCATATGTACACAGCTCAGTTGTTTTCCACCGAGGCCTCGAGGAGTGAAGCATTTTTCTTTTGGTATATGTTGAAAACTGTGCATGAGGAAACGGAGTTTCAGAAAGCAACCAAACGAACAGCACGCAAACAAATGTAGAGCCTTCAAGTCATCTTCATGTTTAATCGCCGCAGCAATTTCATCTGGTGCCCTACGCACGAGAATCTTACCACCTGTGTGCCATACGAACTGGTAGCCTGATCTCTTCGCACATTCTTTGGCGGATGTAAGCACTTTCCAAGACCGAGAtgtcacattttcacagatgTACCGCTCATCGTTGGGGCCGTTTAGAGCCATTCTTTTAGCCATGAAAGCATTGTTAAGTTCACGGCGAGCACAGCACATGATAAGCCCTGGTGTCTATCCAGGCTTTGATGGCAATCTGTGGAGTGCTACTACGTCTTCTCTAGTTATCACTTTTGGCTCTAGCTCTCTCGCCAAGTCATTCACCTTCTCAAGAAGATCTTCCCCCTTCGTTTCAGCAATACCGTGGATTGCGACGTTGAGGCTTGTACTAGGCCACTCAAGAGCCTCGATGTCAGCCTGAAAGTGTTCTAGCTCTTTTGTGGCGCTGCATTTCTCCATATTCTCCACTTTGCCCCTAAGATCTTTAAGATCTCTATCTTGACGGTCCTGGCACTGCTGTATGACATCAAAGCGATCTGACAGTAGCTAGATGGCTTCTTCACTGCCGTTAACCTTAGTCAGCAATTTGAGCAGCATGTTTAGCTTGCGGTCCATATCTGGAAGCCTAGTGACCACTTCACTGTTGTATGTTCTTGCAACTGTGTTCATGCCGCCTTCTGTCCTACACCTTTCACGGTTCCAGTGCTTGTTTGCAAACTTTTTTACCTTAAACTGTTGCTTAGTGACGTGAGACCATGCTCCTACGTGAAATAAAAATTCACACTGCACAGGTCACTGCAAGATCATCATCACTCAGCACACATTGCCATAAGTTGCACTGCTCCATGATAACAAGAACACAAAAGATGACAGGATTACTGCCTCGACCTAGAACACTTTCAACCGCGCATGTCATGTTTACATCATCATTAACCCATCACACTGGCAACAAACAGCAAACGGCGGAGTGTCTATGAACAGTGCGAATAATACCAAAGAATAGTAACCAACCTGCGACGGTAGATAAAACAAGGATTCAGCGGGCTGCATGCGATGCGCTCCGCCACTACTGCCAAAGTGAAGGGCACTGCCCCAGCTGTGGCCGTGGCCTGCATGTGGTAACAACAGCGCTTGCGTAGAATCTTTGAGGTGATGTGGCCGGCAGCAATGCGGCGCGGAATCAAAAGGTCAGACCGCCAGGTCCAGGAAAAGCACAGGGCAACGAAGTTTACGGCACCTTCGAAGCTTGCCGTTCGCAGCCTCCAATTCCGTGACAGGGGTATAGCCTGTGACAGTAGAGAAAAGGATTCAGCGGGCTGCATGCAATGCACTCAACTGCTGCTGCCAAAAAGTAATATAGTCAAAAAAAGTCAATTTGACCACAGGGCGAGAAGCATTATGTGCCAGAGACCGTGCGGCCAAGCATCTTGCTTGTTTACCATGACAGTGCCCAATCAGTTGGCCATGACAGATTCTGAAAGATATTCATGAAAGATCAACCAGCGTTCCACCTTGGAAGCATCAAAGATGTGTACACTGTCCATCCACGTTTGGCACCCGCGCCAAGTGGCtagagcgaaatgcaaaacccGAAGATACAAAATGTTCATGCCCACGTAATCAAGCGTACCCTTTCAACTTGTACAATACATTTTATTGGATTTGAAACAATAGCGAAAGTTGAGTGCACATTTAAAGAATACTACATTGCGCAAATTCTAAAATGCCAATCTGTCATTTGAAACGGCCAGTGCCATTGTCCTACGGCCACTAGGAAAGAGTGCACCATATGTGGAACATGCTGCATGGAATATTGTGAAAGTTTATACATAGTAACCAGAGCTTACCACTTTCATTACGTGAACGTTCGACATGACATAACAGTGTATGTATTACGCATACACCTTCCTTGAGGTGGTCAGATGCATGAAAAGCAGAGGCAGTGGCCTAACATGTTACAGCAACTCAGACAAGCTCGTTAGTCGATTTTGGGCACTGCTGCAAAAACAAGGTCCCATTTCTTGATGGTTAGTGGCATTGGTGACAGTGTGTTCATAGGTAGCATGTGTTTCTAATAGCAATATGAGTGTTTTCATTAATTAGCCATGTTTATTTCTTTACGTCAAGTCACTGTACTAGATGAGCTCCTAAAGCAAAGTTTTCTTAGCGACTTGAACGTCATAACTGTCTCAATTAGCTGCTAGCACACGGTACAGGTGCACTATGACACCAAGTGAACGTGCACACTAAGTAAAGGTGTTGCTAAATTAAAGGTTGGTTTAAAGTATTTCCAGCACCAAGCTTGCTGCTTTAACCATTACGTCAAGAATGCATTCCCGAAAGAGGCAAAGGAAAACATCCTTGCAATGTTTCGTCATGCAAGCCAGCGCTTAATGACGTTCGGCATTGTAGTTATGTCAAATAGCTATGATGACAAAGAGTGAGTGCATGATTCTTTCAGCTCACGATGAATAGAGACGATACGGGATTCAATTCCCGCTGAAATTCGCTATCACATGTCAGTTTAGTGTGGGTCTAAAGGCTAAACACATGGTGTGTTGCAATTCACGTCGCAGTTCACTCAGTGATAAAAATTATGCATGCTCTGCAATGTCCACATTGGTCACGGAGGGATTTTTTATCACAAATATTCAGAGAGTGTTTTGACTCAATACACCATTTACCTTTGCAGGCTCACGAAAGCTTCTCGTACACCTATTCCCACAGTGTGAGATGCCTGCATAATTTTTCTCCCATAAATCCAATCAATGCACTACTCTTTCCTAGACCTCTTGTATCTTAGATGTTCCTTGATAGTGCCTGCCATGCCTTCAATGGCCAACATGACTATTACCTCAAGGAAATGAAACTCCCTTGTCATATAGCTAGATTGCACTgctattgttgtttcttttgagCTAACGAAAGAGAGAAATGACTATGAATTGTGCTTTCGTTGCATAGAGCGTGAACATACGCTATGCAACGTTGTTGCAGTTATTTGGCATTATGGCACATTTTATCTCTCGACACCTACTTCCTCTGATGACCAGGAT is a window from the Dermacentor variabilis isolate Ectoservices chromosome 3, ASM5094787v1, whole genome shotgun sequence genome containing:
- the LOC142574452 gene encoding uncharacterized protein LOC142574452: MRAKLGETSVRQAIPLSRNWRLRTASFEGAVNFVALCFSWTWRSDLLIPRRIAAGHITSKILRKRCCYHMQATATAGAVPFTLAVVAERIACSPLNPCFIYRRRRIWKDCLSTSGQHLSSLFLYHHIAIYKDHRSATTRILNKYALTFRLA